A stretch of the Gossypium hirsutum isolate 1008001.06 chromosome D07, Gossypium_hirsutum_v2.1, whole genome shotgun sequence genome encodes the following:
- the LOC107953636 gene encoding structural maintenance of chromosomes protein 2-1 isoform X3, whose protein sequence is MYIKEICLEGFKSYASRTLVPGFDPFFNSITGLNGCGKSNILDSICFVLGITNLQQVRVANLQELVYKQGQAGITEAPVSIIFDNSDRSRSPLGYEDHSEITVTRQIVVGGRNKYLINGKLAQPSQVQNLFHSVQLNVNNPYFVIMQGRITKVLNMKPPEILSMLEEASGTRMYETKKEFVLKTLDKKQSKVDEINKLLDEEILPALEKLRKERMQYVQWSNGNVELDRLKRFCVAYDYVEAKRIRDSAVGEVQRLKAKVTEIDNDTERVKVEIQDMETNISKLTAEKEANLGGKVKALSDEVDSLSKKLVQEVSVLNSKEDTLKGEKENAEKIIHYIEVLKQSIEEKAVAVQKSKEGLADLKKRVGDLSKSFKEHEKEYQAIVAGKSSGNEEKCLADQLGDAKVAVGAAETELKQLRTKISHCGKELEEKRHQLMSKRDEALEVENELNSRRKDVEKVKIELESLPHKEDQMETLQKDCAIELELIQKLKDTVQDLSAQLANVQFTYCDPVKKFDRSKVKGVVVKLIKVKDSSAMAALEVTAGGKLFNVVVDTENTGKQLLQNGDLRRRVTIIPLNKIQPSTVHPRVHQAAMKLVGKENAKLALSLVGYDEELESAMEYVFGATFVYKTTDAAKEACPSECFYMWFFKQCETIHYSLIWLELMSKFYLYLSPENNINCQFMYGFFSFQLNVLQVAFNREIRTPSVTLEGDIFQPSGLLTGGSRRGGGDLLRQLHDLAECESKLAGHQKRLSEIKMKIADLQPLQKRFMHLKAQLELKMHDLSLFQNRAEKNEYLKEHENEIEMLVMEREAVKQEQSSLESQLASLRTQIYNLNLEVEEELAKVDTLNKNHDQLQSELDSIRLKSKECDFQISSFIKEQQKLQLKLSDIKLERKRLDNEVKQTEREQKDCSMKVDKLIEKHAWVATERQFFGKGGTDYDFASCDPLKTREELDKLQAEQSSLGKRVNKKVVAMFEKAEDEYNNLMSKKNTVENDKSKIKKTLEELDEKKKETLKVTLVKVNKDFGSIFSTLLPGAMAKLEPPEGCSFLDGLEARVAFGGVWKQSLSELSGGQKSLLALSLILALLLFNPAPFYILDEVDAALDLSHTQNIGRMIKAHFPQSQFIVVSLKEGMFNNANVLFRTKFVDGVSTVQRTVASKAEQVISSATYNRRKKW, encoded by the exons ATGTACATCAAGGAAATATGTTTGGAAGGGTTCAAATCCTATGCATCGAGGACCCTGGTCCCTGGTTTCGATCCTTTCTTTAATTCCATAACAGGTTTAAACGGCTGTGGGAAATCCAACATCCTCGACTCCATATGCTTTGTTTTAGGGATCACTAATTTGCAACAAGTTCGTGTTGCCAATCTCCAAGAGCTAGTTTACAAGCAAGGCCAAGCCGGAATTACCGAGGCCCCTGTCTCCATTATCTTTGATAATTCCGATAGATCCCGGAGTCCACTCGGTTACGAGGACCACTCTGAAATCACTGTAACTCGACAA ATTGTGGTTGGTGGAAGGAACAAATATTTGATCAACGGAAAACTTGCGCAGCCGAGTCAAGTGCAGAATCTTTTCCATTCGGTTCAACTTAATGTTAACAATCCGTATTTCGTCATAATGCAAGGTCGGATCACCAAGGTTTTGAATATGAAGCCTCCCGAGATTTTATCTATGCTCGAAGAGGCTTCCGGGACGAGGATGTATGAAACAAAGAAAGAGTTTGTGTTAAAAACACTTGATAAGAAACAAAGTAAGGTTGATGAGATTAATAAGCTTCTTGATGAGGAAATACTGCCTGCTTTGGAGAAGTTAAGGAAAGAACGAATGCAGTATGTGCAATGGTCTAATGGGAATGTTGAGCTGGATAGACTTAAAAGATTTTGCGTTGCTTATGATTACGTTGAAGCAAAGAGGATTAGAGATAGTGCGGTTGGTGAAGTCCAAAGATTGAAGGCAAAGGTCACCGAAATAGATAATGATACAGAAAGGGTAAAGGTGGAAATTCAAGATATGGAGACTAACATATCGAAGTTGACTGCTGAAAAGGAAGCTAATTTGGGTGGGAAAGTTAAAGCTTTATCAGATGAAGTAGATTCCTTATCTAAGAAACTTGTGCAGGAAGTTTCTGTGCTGAATAGCAAGGAGGATACTCTCAAGGGTGAGAAAGAAAATGCTGAAAAG ATTATTCACTATATTGAAGTTTTGAAGCAGTCTATAGAAGAGAAAGCCGTTGCTGTGCAAAAGTCTAAAGAAGGATTAGCTGATCTGAAAAAGAGAGTTGGGGACCTTTCTAAGAGTTTCAAAGAGCATGAAAAGGAATACCAG GCTATCGTAGCTGGCAAGAGCAGTGGCAATGAGGAGAAATGCCTTGCTGATCAACTAGGTGATGCTAAGGTTGCAGTTGGGGCTGCTGAAACAGAATTGAAACAGCTGAGAACGAAAATTAGCCATTGTGGAAAGGAGCTGGAAGAGAAAAGGCATCAATTAATGTCAAAGCGTGATGAAGCACTTGAGGTGGAGAATGAGCTTAATTCTAGGAGAAAAGATGTggaaaaagttaaaattgaattGGAATCTCTTCCACACAAAGAAGACCAGATGGAAACTTTACAAAAG GACTGTGCAATTGAGTTGGAGCTCATCCAGAAGTTGAAAGACACAGTACAAGATCTTTCAGCACAGCTAGCAAATGTTCAGTTCACTTATTGTGATCCTGTGAAAAAATTTGATAGGTCAAAGGTGAAAGGAGTGGTTGTAAAACTGATAAAAGTGAAGGATAGCTCAGCAATGGCAGCCTTAGAG GTTACTGCCGGTGGGAAGTTATTTAATGTGGTAGTTGACACCGAAAATACTGGAAAGCAGTTGCTTCAGAATGGTGATCTACGAAGAAGAGTAACAATTATACCATTAAACAAAATCCAACCTAGTACTGTTCATCCAAGGGTTCATCAGGCTGCTATGAAATTG GTTGGCAAGGAGAATGCAAAGCTGGCACTTTCTTTGGTTGGTTATGACGAGGAATTGGAG AGTGCTATGGAGTATGTATTTGGGGCTACTTTTGTTTATAAAACTACCGATGCTGCAAAGGAGGCATGTCCATCTGAATGCTTTTATATGTGGTTCTTTAAACAATGTGAAACGATTCACTATTCTCTTATTTGGCTAGAGCTCATGTCTAAGTTTTACCTTTATTTGTCACCTGAAAACAATATTAATTGTCAGTTCATGtatggtttcttttcttttcaactcAACGTATTGCAGGTTGCTTTTAATAGGGAAATTCGGACTCCTAGTGTCACCCTTGAAGGTGATATATTTCAACCTAGTGGTCTTTTGACTGGTGGAAGCCGCAG GGGTGGGGGTGATCTGCTTAGACAACTTCATGATTTAGCAGAGTGTGAATCAAAACTTGCAGGTCATCAGAAGAGGTTATCTGAAATTAAAATGAAG ATTGCAGACCTACAGCCTCTTCAGAAAAGGTTCATGCACCTTAAAGCTCAGTTAGAACTTAAAATGCATGATCTTTCCTTATTCCAGAACAGGGCAGAGAAAAATGAGTATCTTAAG GAGCATGAAAATGAAATAGAGATGCTTGTTATGGAACGAGAAGCAGTTAAACAAGAACAATCATCTTTAGAGAGCCAATTGGCTTCCTTGAGAACACAGATTTACAATCTTAATTTGGAAGTAGAAGAAGAACTGGCCAAG GTTGATACTCTAAATAAAAACCATGACCAATTGCAATCTGAGTTAGACTCAATTCGTTTAAAGAGTAAGGAGTGTGATTTCCAAATTAGCAGCTTTATTAAGGAGCAGCAAAAACTTCAGCTTAAGCTTAGTGACATAAAGCTTGAGAGGAAAAGGTTGGACAATGAG GTAAAGCAAACGGAGAGGGAGCAGAAAGATTGCTCCATGAAAGTTGACAAATTGATTGAGAAGCACGCCTGGGTTGCTACTGAAAGACAATTTTTTGGCAAAGGTGGAACGGATTATGATTTTGCATCCTGTGATCCTCTTAAAACAAGGGAAGAACTTGACAAGCTTCAAGCCGAACAATCAAG CCTTGGAAAAAGAGTGAACAAAAAAGTAGTGGCAATGTTTGAGAAAGCAGAAGATGAATATAATAATCTGATGTCCAAGAAAAACACTGTAGAG AATGACAAGTCTAAAATTAAGAAGACGCTTGAAGAACTagatgagaagaagaaagaaacactTAAGGTCACTTTGGTCAAAGTTAACAA AGACTTTGGGTCCATCTTTTCTACCCTTTTGCCCGGAGCCATGGCAAAGCTCGAACCCCCAGAAGGTTGCAGCTTCTTAGATGGTCTTGAGGCCCGTGTTGCGTTTGGAGGTGTTTGGAAACAGTCCTTGTCTGAACTGAGTGGAGGTCAAAAGTCTCTACTTGCACTTTCTTTAATCTTGGCTCTGCTGCTGTTTAACCCCGCTCCATTTTATATACTTGACGAG GTCGATGCAGCACTTGATCTAAGCCACACTCAGAATATAGGGAGAATGATTAAAGCTCACTTTCCACAATCTCAG TTTATCGTAGTTTCACTGAAAGAGGGCATGTTTAACAACGCTAATGTTCTTTTCCGGACAAAATTCGTGGATGGCGTTTCCACTGTCCAGAGGACTGTTGCTTCTAAAGCCGAGCAGGTAATTTCCAGTGCCACTTacaatagaagaaaaaaatggtGA
- the LOC107953636 gene encoding structural maintenance of chromosomes protein 2-1 isoform X4, which produces MYIKEICLEGFKSYASRTLVPGFDPFFNSITGLNGCGKSNILDSICFVLGITNLQQVRVANLQELVYKQGQAGITEAPVSIIFDNSDRSRSPLGYEDHSEITVTRQIVVGGRNKYLINGKLAQPSQVQNLFHSVQLNVNNPYFVIMQGRITKVLNMKPPEILSMLEEASGTRMYETKKEFVLKTLDKKQSKVDEINKLLDEEILPALEKLRKERMQYVQWSNGNVELDRLKRFCVAYDYVEAKRIRDSAVGEVQRLKAKVTEIDNDTERVKVEIQDMETNISKLTAEKEANLGGKVKALSDEVDSLSKKLVQEVSVLNSKEDTLKGEKENAEKIIHYIEVLKQSIEEKAVAVQKSKEGLADLKKRVGDLSKSFKEHEKEYQAIVAGKSSGNEEKCLADQLGDAKVAVGAAETELKQLRTKISHCGKELEEKRHQLMSKRDEALEVENELNSRRKDVEKVKIELESLPHKEDQMETLQKDCAIELELIQKLKDTVQDLSAQLANVQFTYCDPVKKFDRSKVKGVVVKLIKVKDSSAMAALEVTAGGKLFNVVVDTENTGKQLLQNGDLRRRVTIIPLNKIQPSTVHPRVHQAAMKLVGKENAKLALSLVGYDEELESAMEYVFGATFVYKTTDAAKEACPSECFYMWFFKQCETIHYSLIWLELMSKFYLYLSPENNINCQFMYGFFSFQLNVLQVAFNREIRTPSVTLEGDIFQPSGLLTGGSRRGGGDLLRQLHDLAECESKLAGHQKRLSEIKMKIADLQPLQKRFMHLKAQLELKMHDLSLFQNRAEKNEYLKLAEMIKNIEQELVVANSAVKEKQTLYEKHVSAILQLEKSIRDHENNREGRLKTLKRKIKATKSQLLLASKDLKEHENEIEMLVMEREAVKQEQSSLESQLASLRTQIYNLNLEVEEELAKVDTLNKNHDQLQSELDSIRLKSKECDFQISSFIKEQQKLQLKLSDIKLERKRLDNEVKQTEREQKDCSMKVDKLIEKHAWVATERQFFGKGGTDYDFASCDPLKTREELDKLQAEQSSLGKRVNKKVVAMFEKAEDEYNNLMSKKNTVENDKSKIKKTLEELDEKKKETLKVTLVKVNKLWVHLFYPFARSHGKARTPRRLQLLRWS; this is translated from the exons ATGTACATCAAGGAAATATGTTTGGAAGGGTTCAAATCCTATGCATCGAGGACCCTGGTCCCTGGTTTCGATCCTTTCTTTAATTCCATAACAGGTTTAAACGGCTGTGGGAAATCCAACATCCTCGACTCCATATGCTTTGTTTTAGGGATCACTAATTTGCAACAAGTTCGTGTTGCCAATCTCCAAGAGCTAGTTTACAAGCAAGGCCAAGCCGGAATTACCGAGGCCCCTGTCTCCATTATCTTTGATAATTCCGATAGATCCCGGAGTCCACTCGGTTACGAGGACCACTCTGAAATCACTGTAACTCGACAA ATTGTGGTTGGTGGAAGGAACAAATATTTGATCAACGGAAAACTTGCGCAGCCGAGTCAAGTGCAGAATCTTTTCCATTCGGTTCAACTTAATGTTAACAATCCGTATTTCGTCATAATGCAAGGTCGGATCACCAAGGTTTTGAATATGAAGCCTCCCGAGATTTTATCTATGCTCGAAGAGGCTTCCGGGACGAGGATGTATGAAACAAAGAAAGAGTTTGTGTTAAAAACACTTGATAAGAAACAAAGTAAGGTTGATGAGATTAATAAGCTTCTTGATGAGGAAATACTGCCTGCTTTGGAGAAGTTAAGGAAAGAACGAATGCAGTATGTGCAATGGTCTAATGGGAATGTTGAGCTGGATAGACTTAAAAGATTTTGCGTTGCTTATGATTACGTTGAAGCAAAGAGGATTAGAGATAGTGCGGTTGGTGAAGTCCAAAGATTGAAGGCAAAGGTCACCGAAATAGATAATGATACAGAAAGGGTAAAGGTGGAAATTCAAGATATGGAGACTAACATATCGAAGTTGACTGCTGAAAAGGAAGCTAATTTGGGTGGGAAAGTTAAAGCTTTATCAGATGAAGTAGATTCCTTATCTAAGAAACTTGTGCAGGAAGTTTCTGTGCTGAATAGCAAGGAGGATACTCTCAAGGGTGAGAAAGAAAATGCTGAAAAG ATTATTCACTATATTGAAGTTTTGAAGCAGTCTATAGAAGAGAAAGCCGTTGCTGTGCAAAAGTCTAAAGAAGGATTAGCTGATCTGAAAAAGAGAGTTGGGGACCTTTCTAAGAGTTTCAAAGAGCATGAAAAGGAATACCAG GCTATCGTAGCTGGCAAGAGCAGTGGCAATGAGGAGAAATGCCTTGCTGATCAACTAGGTGATGCTAAGGTTGCAGTTGGGGCTGCTGAAACAGAATTGAAACAGCTGAGAACGAAAATTAGCCATTGTGGAAAGGAGCTGGAAGAGAAAAGGCATCAATTAATGTCAAAGCGTGATGAAGCACTTGAGGTGGAGAATGAGCTTAATTCTAGGAGAAAAGATGTggaaaaagttaaaattgaattGGAATCTCTTCCACACAAAGAAGACCAGATGGAAACTTTACAAAAG GACTGTGCAATTGAGTTGGAGCTCATCCAGAAGTTGAAAGACACAGTACAAGATCTTTCAGCACAGCTAGCAAATGTTCAGTTCACTTATTGTGATCCTGTGAAAAAATTTGATAGGTCAAAGGTGAAAGGAGTGGTTGTAAAACTGATAAAAGTGAAGGATAGCTCAGCAATGGCAGCCTTAGAG GTTACTGCCGGTGGGAAGTTATTTAATGTGGTAGTTGACACCGAAAATACTGGAAAGCAGTTGCTTCAGAATGGTGATCTACGAAGAAGAGTAACAATTATACCATTAAACAAAATCCAACCTAGTACTGTTCATCCAAGGGTTCATCAGGCTGCTATGAAATTG GTTGGCAAGGAGAATGCAAAGCTGGCACTTTCTTTGGTTGGTTATGACGAGGAATTGGAG AGTGCTATGGAGTATGTATTTGGGGCTACTTTTGTTTATAAAACTACCGATGCTGCAAAGGAGGCATGTCCATCTGAATGCTTTTATATGTGGTTCTTTAAACAATGTGAAACGATTCACTATTCTCTTATTTGGCTAGAGCTCATGTCTAAGTTTTACCTTTATTTGTCACCTGAAAACAATATTAATTGTCAGTTCATGtatggtttcttttcttttcaactcAACGTATTGCAGGTTGCTTTTAATAGGGAAATTCGGACTCCTAGTGTCACCCTTGAAGGTGATATATTTCAACCTAGTGGTCTTTTGACTGGTGGAAGCCGCAG GGGTGGGGGTGATCTGCTTAGACAACTTCATGATTTAGCAGAGTGTGAATCAAAACTTGCAGGTCATCAGAAGAGGTTATCTGAAATTAAAATGAAG ATTGCAGACCTACAGCCTCTTCAGAAAAGGTTCATGCACCTTAAAGCTCAGTTAGAACTTAAAATGCATGATCTTTCCTTATTCCAGAACAGGGCAGAGAAAAATGAGTATCTTAAG CTTGCAGAAATGATAAAGAACATTGAGCAAGAACTTGTAGTAGCAAACTCAGCTGTTAAAGAAAAGCAAACTTTGTATGAAAAGCATGTTAGTGCAATTTTGCAACTTGAGAAATCAATTAGGGATCATGAGAATAATAGAGAGGGCAGACTTAAAACCTTGAAGAGAAAGATTAAGGCTACAAAATCTCAATTGTTGTTGGCTTCAAAGGATCTAAAG GAGCATGAAAATGAAATAGAGATGCTTGTTATGGAACGAGAAGCAGTTAAACAAGAACAATCATCTTTAGAGAGCCAATTGGCTTCCTTGAGAACACAGATTTACAATCTTAATTTGGAAGTAGAAGAAGAACTGGCCAAG GTTGATACTCTAAATAAAAACCATGACCAATTGCAATCTGAGTTAGACTCAATTCGTTTAAAGAGTAAGGAGTGTGATTTCCAAATTAGCAGCTTTATTAAGGAGCAGCAAAAACTTCAGCTTAAGCTTAGTGACATAAAGCTTGAGAGGAAAAGGTTGGACAATGAG GTAAAGCAAACGGAGAGGGAGCAGAAAGATTGCTCCATGAAAGTTGACAAATTGATTGAGAAGCACGCCTGGGTTGCTACTGAAAGACAATTTTTTGGCAAAGGTGGAACGGATTATGATTTTGCATCCTGTGATCCTCTTAAAACAAGGGAAGAACTTGACAAGCTTCAAGCCGAACAATCAAG CCTTGGAAAAAGAGTGAACAAAAAAGTAGTGGCAATGTTTGAGAAAGCAGAAGATGAATATAATAATCTGATGTCCAAGAAAAACACTGTAGAG AATGACAAGTCTAAAATTAAGAAGACGCTTGAAGAACTagatgagaagaagaaagaaacactTAAGGTCACTTTGGTCAAAGTTAACAA ACTTTGGGTCCATCTTTTCTACCCTTTTGCCCGGAGCCATGGCAAAGCTCGAACCCCCAGAAGGTTGCAGCTTCTTAGATGGTCTTGA
- the LOC107953636 gene encoding structural maintenance of chromosomes protein 2-1 isoform X1, translating into MYIKEICLEGFKSYASRTLVPGFDPFFNSITGLNGCGKSNILDSICFVLGITNLQQVRVANLQELVYKQGQAGITEAPVSIIFDNSDRSRSPLGYEDHSEITVTRQIVVGGRNKYLINGKLAQPSQVQNLFHSVQLNVNNPYFVIMQGRITKVLNMKPPEILSMLEEASGTRMYETKKEFVLKTLDKKQSKVDEINKLLDEEILPALEKLRKERMQYVQWSNGNVELDRLKRFCVAYDYVEAKRIRDSAVGEVQRLKAKVTEIDNDTERVKVEIQDMETNISKLTAEKEANLGGKVKALSDEVDSLSKKLVQEVSVLNSKEDTLKGEKENAEKIIHYIEVLKQSIEEKAVAVQKSKEGLADLKKRVGDLSKSFKEHEKEYQAIVAGKSSGNEEKCLADQLGDAKVAVGAAETELKQLRTKISHCGKELEEKRHQLMSKRDEALEVENELNSRRKDVEKVKIELESLPHKEDQMETLQKDCAIELELIQKLKDTVQDLSAQLANVQFTYCDPVKKFDRSKVKGVVVKLIKVKDSSAMAALEVTAGGKLFNVVVDTENTGKQLLQNGDLRRRVTIIPLNKIQPSTVHPRVHQAAMKLVGKENAKLALSLVGYDEELESAMEYVFGATFVYKTTDAAKEACPSECFYMWFFKQCETIHYSLIWLELMSKFYLYLSPENNINCQFMYGFFSFQLNVLQVAFNREIRTPSVTLEGDIFQPSGLLTGGSRRGGGDLLRQLHDLAECESKLAGHQKRLSEIKMKIADLQPLQKRFMHLKAQLELKMHDLSLFQNRAEKNEYLKLAEMIKNIEQELVVANSAVKEKQTLYEKHVSAILQLEKSIRDHENNREGRLKTLKRKIKATKSQLLLASKDLKEHENEIEMLVMEREAVKQEQSSLESQLASLRTQIYNLNLEVEEELAKVDTLNKNHDQLQSELDSIRLKSKECDFQISSFIKEQQKLQLKLSDIKLERKRLDNEVKQTEREQKDCSMKVDKLIEKHAWVATERQFFGKGGTDYDFASCDPLKTREELDKLQAEQSSLGKRVNKKVVAMFEKAEDEYNNLMSKKNTVENDKSKIKKTLEELDEKKKETLKVTLVKVNKDFGSIFSTLLPGAMAKLEPPEGCSFLDGLEARVAFGGVWKQSLSELSGGQKSLLALSLILALLLFNPAPFYILDEVDAALDLSHTQNIGRMIKAHFPQSQFIVVSLKEGMFNNANVLFRTKFVDGVSTVQRTVASKAEQVISSATYNRRKKW; encoded by the exons ATGTACATCAAGGAAATATGTTTGGAAGGGTTCAAATCCTATGCATCGAGGACCCTGGTCCCTGGTTTCGATCCTTTCTTTAATTCCATAACAGGTTTAAACGGCTGTGGGAAATCCAACATCCTCGACTCCATATGCTTTGTTTTAGGGATCACTAATTTGCAACAAGTTCGTGTTGCCAATCTCCAAGAGCTAGTTTACAAGCAAGGCCAAGCCGGAATTACCGAGGCCCCTGTCTCCATTATCTTTGATAATTCCGATAGATCCCGGAGTCCACTCGGTTACGAGGACCACTCTGAAATCACTGTAACTCGACAA ATTGTGGTTGGTGGAAGGAACAAATATTTGATCAACGGAAAACTTGCGCAGCCGAGTCAAGTGCAGAATCTTTTCCATTCGGTTCAACTTAATGTTAACAATCCGTATTTCGTCATAATGCAAGGTCGGATCACCAAGGTTTTGAATATGAAGCCTCCCGAGATTTTATCTATGCTCGAAGAGGCTTCCGGGACGAGGATGTATGAAACAAAGAAAGAGTTTGTGTTAAAAACACTTGATAAGAAACAAAGTAAGGTTGATGAGATTAATAAGCTTCTTGATGAGGAAATACTGCCTGCTTTGGAGAAGTTAAGGAAAGAACGAATGCAGTATGTGCAATGGTCTAATGGGAATGTTGAGCTGGATAGACTTAAAAGATTTTGCGTTGCTTATGATTACGTTGAAGCAAAGAGGATTAGAGATAGTGCGGTTGGTGAAGTCCAAAGATTGAAGGCAAAGGTCACCGAAATAGATAATGATACAGAAAGGGTAAAGGTGGAAATTCAAGATATGGAGACTAACATATCGAAGTTGACTGCTGAAAAGGAAGCTAATTTGGGTGGGAAAGTTAAAGCTTTATCAGATGAAGTAGATTCCTTATCTAAGAAACTTGTGCAGGAAGTTTCTGTGCTGAATAGCAAGGAGGATACTCTCAAGGGTGAGAAAGAAAATGCTGAAAAG ATTATTCACTATATTGAAGTTTTGAAGCAGTCTATAGAAGAGAAAGCCGTTGCTGTGCAAAAGTCTAAAGAAGGATTAGCTGATCTGAAAAAGAGAGTTGGGGACCTTTCTAAGAGTTTCAAAGAGCATGAAAAGGAATACCAG GCTATCGTAGCTGGCAAGAGCAGTGGCAATGAGGAGAAATGCCTTGCTGATCAACTAGGTGATGCTAAGGTTGCAGTTGGGGCTGCTGAAACAGAATTGAAACAGCTGAGAACGAAAATTAGCCATTGTGGAAAGGAGCTGGAAGAGAAAAGGCATCAATTAATGTCAAAGCGTGATGAAGCACTTGAGGTGGAGAATGAGCTTAATTCTAGGAGAAAAGATGTggaaaaagttaaaattgaattGGAATCTCTTCCACACAAAGAAGACCAGATGGAAACTTTACAAAAG GACTGTGCAATTGAGTTGGAGCTCATCCAGAAGTTGAAAGACACAGTACAAGATCTTTCAGCACAGCTAGCAAATGTTCAGTTCACTTATTGTGATCCTGTGAAAAAATTTGATAGGTCAAAGGTGAAAGGAGTGGTTGTAAAACTGATAAAAGTGAAGGATAGCTCAGCAATGGCAGCCTTAGAG GTTACTGCCGGTGGGAAGTTATTTAATGTGGTAGTTGACACCGAAAATACTGGAAAGCAGTTGCTTCAGAATGGTGATCTACGAAGAAGAGTAACAATTATACCATTAAACAAAATCCAACCTAGTACTGTTCATCCAAGGGTTCATCAGGCTGCTATGAAATTG GTTGGCAAGGAGAATGCAAAGCTGGCACTTTCTTTGGTTGGTTATGACGAGGAATTGGAG AGTGCTATGGAGTATGTATTTGGGGCTACTTTTGTTTATAAAACTACCGATGCTGCAAAGGAGGCATGTCCATCTGAATGCTTTTATATGTGGTTCTTTAAACAATGTGAAACGATTCACTATTCTCTTATTTGGCTAGAGCTCATGTCTAAGTTTTACCTTTATTTGTCACCTGAAAACAATATTAATTGTCAGTTCATGtatggtttcttttcttttcaactcAACGTATTGCAGGTTGCTTTTAATAGGGAAATTCGGACTCCTAGTGTCACCCTTGAAGGTGATATATTTCAACCTAGTGGTCTTTTGACTGGTGGAAGCCGCAG GGGTGGGGGTGATCTGCTTAGACAACTTCATGATTTAGCAGAGTGTGAATCAAAACTTGCAGGTCATCAGAAGAGGTTATCTGAAATTAAAATGAAG ATTGCAGACCTACAGCCTCTTCAGAAAAGGTTCATGCACCTTAAAGCTCAGTTAGAACTTAAAATGCATGATCTTTCCTTATTCCAGAACAGGGCAGAGAAAAATGAGTATCTTAAG CTTGCAGAAATGATAAAGAACATTGAGCAAGAACTTGTAGTAGCAAACTCAGCTGTTAAAGAAAAGCAAACTTTGTATGAAAAGCATGTTAGTGCAATTTTGCAACTTGAGAAATCAATTAGGGATCATGAGAATAATAGAGAGGGCAGACTTAAAACCTTGAAGAGAAAGATTAAGGCTACAAAATCTCAATTGTTGTTGGCTTCAAAGGATCTAAAG GAGCATGAAAATGAAATAGAGATGCTTGTTATGGAACGAGAAGCAGTTAAACAAGAACAATCATCTTTAGAGAGCCAATTGGCTTCCTTGAGAACACAGATTTACAATCTTAATTTGGAAGTAGAAGAAGAACTGGCCAAG GTTGATACTCTAAATAAAAACCATGACCAATTGCAATCTGAGTTAGACTCAATTCGTTTAAAGAGTAAGGAGTGTGATTTCCAAATTAGCAGCTTTATTAAGGAGCAGCAAAAACTTCAGCTTAAGCTTAGTGACATAAAGCTTGAGAGGAAAAGGTTGGACAATGAG GTAAAGCAAACGGAGAGGGAGCAGAAAGATTGCTCCATGAAAGTTGACAAATTGATTGAGAAGCACGCCTGGGTTGCTACTGAAAGACAATTTTTTGGCAAAGGTGGAACGGATTATGATTTTGCATCCTGTGATCCTCTTAAAACAAGGGAAGAACTTGACAAGCTTCAAGCCGAACAATCAAG CCTTGGAAAAAGAGTGAACAAAAAAGTAGTGGCAATGTTTGAGAAAGCAGAAGATGAATATAATAATCTGATGTCCAAGAAAAACACTGTAGAG AATGACAAGTCTAAAATTAAGAAGACGCTTGAAGAACTagatgagaagaagaaagaaacactTAAGGTCACTTTGGTCAAAGTTAACAA AGACTTTGGGTCCATCTTTTCTACCCTTTTGCCCGGAGCCATGGCAAAGCTCGAACCCCCAGAAGGTTGCAGCTTCTTAGATGGTCTTGAGGCCCGTGTTGCGTTTGGAGGTGTTTGGAAACAGTCCTTGTCTGAACTGAGTGGAGGTCAAAAGTCTCTACTTGCACTTTCTTTAATCTTGGCTCTGCTGCTGTTTAACCCCGCTCCATTTTATATACTTGACGAG GTCGATGCAGCACTTGATCTAAGCCACACTCAGAATATAGGGAGAATGATTAAAGCTCACTTTCCACAATCTCAG TTTATCGTAGTTTCACTGAAAGAGGGCATGTTTAACAACGCTAATGTTCTTTTCCGGACAAAATTCGTGGATGGCGTTTCCACTGTCCAGAGGACTGTTGCTTCTAAAGCCGAGCAGGTAATTTCCAGTGCCACTTacaatagaagaaaaaaatggtGA